From a single Lolium rigidum isolate FL_2022 chromosome 7, APGP_CSIRO_Lrig_0.1, whole genome shotgun sequence genomic region:
- the LOC124674822 gene encoding cytochrome P450 71A1-like, with protein sequence MAPLQFDSTIVLSLAFLVSCLVVVRSFWSGRKDGLPPSPWALPVIGNLHQLGGGHHHRTLQALARRHGPLFRLRLGSVPAIVVSSASVAEAVLKTQDHVFCSRPPHYTALGTLYGCRDIAFSPYGEPWRQSRRIAVVHLLSVKRVGSFRALRLKEVAGFVQQIRAACGTGKDGGVANVSELTVSLTNTVISKAAFGNKLGGVEPAMVRDMMKELTDVLVTFAVSDLFPRLRWLDWATGLDARVKKTAAKLDGLLEGSLAEHERSRVDGDGEVRDLMDDLLSILKEGDRGFKLDRIDIKALILDMFIAGVHTTYKTIEWTMAQLLKNPREMAKVQSEVRHVAGGTDGGVLEEELEKMSLLHAAIREALRLTPTLIERETIQDTRLHGYDIPAKTRVLINGWAIARDAESWENAEEFRPERFLGRAIDYSGKDTRFIPFGAGRRGCPGTAFAMRLVELTLANMMYHFDWELPNGQDPGSFEVIETTGLSLGLESALILGVKPCKKAGTILD encoded by the exons ATGGCTCCTCTTCAGTTCGACTCTACCATAGTCCTATCTCTCGCCTTCCTGGTTTCCTGCCTTGTCGTCGTTAGAAGCTTCTGGTCAGGTCGCAAGGACGGCCTCCCGCCGTCTCCTTGGGCGCTGCCCGTCATCGGCAACCTGCACCAGCTCGGCggcggccaccaccaccggacTCTGCAGGCTCTCGCACGGCGCCACGGCCCCCTCTTCCGTCTCCGCCTCGGCTCCGTGCCGGCAATCGTGGTATCCTCGGCGTCGGTGGCGGAAGCCGTGCTCAAGACCCAGGACCACGTCTTCTGCAGCCGGCCACCGCACTACACGGCCCTCGGCACGCTCTATGGCTGCCGGGACATCGCCTTCAGCCCCTACGGCGAGCCGTGGCGCCAGTCACGGCGCATCGCCGTCGTGCACCTCCTCAGCGTCAAGCGAGTCGGCTCCTTCCGCGCGCTACGGCTGAAGGAGGTCGCGGGGTTCGTGCAGCAGATCCGTGCCGCGTGCGGCACCGGGAAGGACGGAGGAGTCGCCAACGTGAGCGAGCTCACCGTCAGCCTAACCAACACCGTAATATCGAAAGCCGCGTTCGGGAACAAGCTCGGCGGCGTGGAGCCGGCGATGGTCCGCGACATGATGAAGGAGCTCACTGACGTGCTCGTTACATTCGCCGTGAGTGACCTGTTCCCGCGACTGCGGTGGTTGGACTGGGCGACGGGGCTGGACGCAAGGGTGAAGAAGACGGCAGCCAAGCTCGACGGTCTTCTCGAAGGTTCGCTCGCAGAGCACGAGAGGAGCCGAGTAGACGGCGACGGTGAGGTTCGAGACCTCATGGACGATTTGCTGTCGATCCTCAAAGAAGGTGATCGGGGATTTAAGCTGGACCGGATTGACATCAAGGCACTCATTTTG GACATGTTCATAGCAGGTGTCCACACGACCTACAAGACCATAGAATGGACGATGGCTCAGCTTCTTAAGAATCCAAGAGAAATGGCGAAGGTGCAATCCGAGGTGAGACATGTTGCTGGCGGTACAGATGGAGGAgtccttgaggaggagctggagAAGATGAGCCTCCTGCACGCGGCCATTAGAGAAGCATTGCGGCTAACGCCCACCCTCATCGAGCGTGAAACAATCCAGGACACACGGCTACATGGCTATGATATTCCAGCCAAGACCCGGGTTTTAATCAATGGGTGGGCGATCGCGAGGGATGCTGAGTCGTGGGAGAATGCCGAGGAGTTCCGTCCGGAGAGGTTCCTAGGAAGGGCCATTGACTACAGCGGCAAGGACACCAGGTTCATACCGTTCGGCGCAGGGAGGAGGGGATGCCCTGGCACCGCCTTTGCgatgcgccttgtggagctcacgCTGGCCAACATGATGTACCATTTCGACTGGGAGCTGCCGAACGGCCAGGACCCAGGGTCATTTGAGGTCATTGAGACTACTGGGTTGTCACTTGGCCTTGAGTCTGCCTTGATCCTTGGCGTAAAACCTTGTAAGAAGGCAGGGACTATTTTGGACTAG
- the LOC124673178 gene encoding protein trichome birefringence-like 28, with amino-acid sequence MAQLRRKSPFAAAAPAEAAKQDEEEEAPARRHRAPLSLAGLLVSIFLVATFLYNEQVAVVRPPAAADADAGAAGGDFPLAGAVRARSAPDLRLLQDDHHRRVNSRSQIEDEEQHHDAQQQVGREADEQRTAEPARLVVAAPARADKRAAVAAMTAAPPSNSSVESRAAASVVAEPPACNVYQGWWTYDAEGTQAPLYREPECEFLTEQVTCMRNGRRDDSYQRWRWQPSSCDLPRFDARALLERLRNKRLMFVGDSLNRNQWESMVCLVQSAIPSRDKKSLAKFVGPNGSLNVFTATEYNATVEFYWAPFLVQSNSDDPQVHSVVDRVIAWRSIVKHAKHWRSADYLVFNTYIWWLNTFEMKVLKNPRVSSRYTLVDRPVAYREVLKTWAKWVDRHIDPKRTKVFFMGMSPNHHMPDAWGASPDAVKCAMETQPILNHTGPLYVGTDWRLHDAAEGVLRSMHRVPVHLVDITALSEYRKDAHTSVHTLRQGKLLTPEQQADPRHYADCIHWCLPGLPDTWNHFLYTQIVSGTPILSSS; translated from the exons ATGGCGCAGCTGCGCCGGAAGTCGCcgttcgcggcggcggcgccggcggaggccgccaagcaggacgaggaggaggaggcgcccgcGCGCAGGCACCGCGCGCCGCTCTCGCTCGCGGGCCTCCTCGTCTCCATCTTCCTCGTCGCGACCTTCCTCTACAACGAGCAGGTCGCCGTCGTCaggccccccgccgccgccgacgccgacgccggcgCCGCGGGCGGGGACTTCCCGCTCGCCGGAGCCGTGCGGGCCAGGTCCGCCCccgacctccgcctcctccaggaCGACCACCACCGCAGGGTCAACTCCCGCTCCCAGATAGAGGACGAAGAGCAGCACCACGATGCGCAGCAGCAGGTGGGGAGGGAAGCGGATGAGCAGCGTACGGCCGAGCCGGCCCGCCTCGTCGTGGCGGCCCCCGCGAGAGCGGATaagcgcgccgccgtcgccgccatgacGGCCGCACCTCCTAGCAACAGCAGCGTCGAGAGCAGGGCGGCGGCGAGCGTGGTGGCGGAGCCGCCGGCGTGCAACGTGTACCAGGGCTGGTGGACGTACGACGCGGAGGGCACCCAGGCGCCGCTGTACCGGGAGCCCGAGTGCGAGTTCCTGACGGAGCAGGTCACCTGCATGCGCAACGGCCGCCGCGACGACTCGTACCAGCGCTGGCGGTGGCAGCCTTCCTCCTGCGACCTCCCCAG GTTCGACGCGCGGGCGCTGCTGGAGCGGCTGCGGAACAAGCGGCTGATGTTCGTGGGGGACTCGCTGAACCGGAACCAGTGGGAGTCCATGGTGTGCCTGGTGCAGTCGGCGATCCCGTCGCGCGACAAGAAGTCGCTGGCCAAGTTCGTCGGGCCCAACGGGTCGCTCAACGTGTTCACGGCCACCGAGTACAACGCGACGGTGGAGTTCTACTGGGCGCCATTCCTGGTGCAGTCCAACTCCGACGACCCGCAGGTGCACAGCGTCGTCGACCGGGTCATCGCCTGGCGCTCCATCGTCAAGCACGCCAAGCACTGGCGGAGCGCCGACTACCTCGTCTTCAACACATACATCTGGTGGCTCAACACCTTCGAGATGAAAGTCCT CAAGAACCCGAGGGTGTCGAGCAGGTACACGCTGGTGGACcggccggtggcgtaccgggagGTGCTCAAGACCTGGGCCAAGTGGGTGGACAGGCACATCGACCCCAAGAGAACCAAGGTCTTCTTCATGGGCATGTCTCCCAATCACCACAT GCCCGACGCATGGGGAGCGAGTCCGGACGCGGTGAAGTGCGCGATGGAGACGCAGCCGATCCTGAACCACACGGGGCCGCTGTACGTCGGGACGGACTGGCGGCTGCACGATGCGGCGGAGGGGGTGCTCCGCTCAATGCACCGTGTCCCCGTCCACCTTGTGGACATCACGGCGCTGTCCGAGTACCGCAAGGACGCGCACACCTCCGTCCACACCCTCCGGCAGGGGAAGCTGCTCACCCCCGAGCAGCAGGCCGACCCTCGACACTACGCCGACTGCATCCACTGGTGCCTCCCGGGGCTCCCCGACACCTGGAACCACTTCCTCTATACGCAGATCGTCTCAGGAACACCCATCTTGTCGTCCTCCTAG